In the Desertifilum tharense IPPAS B-1220 genome, one interval contains:
- the ispF gene encoding 2-C-methyl-D-erythritol 2,4-cyclodiphosphate synthase, which translates to MSKIRIGNGYDIHCLVAGRPLILGGVPIPHEKGLLGHSDADVLTHAIMDALLGALSLGDIGLYFPPSDPQWAGADSLVLLQKVAELVKDKGYAIGNIDSVVVAERPKLKPHIEAMRDRLSATLELEPQQIGIKATTNEKLGPVGREEGIAAYAVALVYPAE; encoded by the coding sequence ATATTCACTGCTTGGTTGCAGGTCGCCCTTTAATTCTGGGCGGCGTTCCTATTCCCCACGAAAAGGGGTTACTCGGTCATAGCGATGCTGATGTGTTGACCCATGCGATTATGGATGCGTTGCTGGGGGCCTTAAGTTTAGGAGATATTGGCTTATATTTTCCGCCCTCCGATCCGCAATGGGCGGGGGCGGATAGTTTGGTGTTGCTGCAAAAAGTTGCCGAACTGGTGAAAGATAAGGGTTACGCCATTGGTAACATTGACTCGGTGGTTGTGGCAGAACGACCCAAGTTGAAACCGCATATTGAAGCAATGCGCGATCGCCTCTCCGCTACCCTAGAGTTAGAACCGCAACAAATTGGCATCAAAGCCACCACCAACGAAAAACTTGGCCCCGTCGGACGCGAAGAAGGAATTGCAGCCTACGCCGTCGCCCTTGTTTATCCCGCCGAATAA